One stretch of Caldinitratiruptor microaerophilus DNA includes these proteins:
- a CDS encoding acyl-CoA mutase large subunit family protein produces MAEKHDGPGGAGRDTGEWAERKLRFAGVSDREVKRVYRPEDIAGLDYARDLGDPGEYPFTRGVYPTMYRGRLWTMRQFAGFGTAEETNARFKYLLQTGQTGLSIAFDMPTLLGYDSDHPFANGEVGKLGVAIDSLRDFEILMDGIPLDKVSTSMTINPPASIMLAMYLVVAEQQGVGWDQVSGTIQNDILKDYIAQKTYIYPPEPSVRLIVDTIEFCTRHVPKWNTISISGYHIREAGATAAQELAFTLADGMYYVEAAMARGLDVDEFAPRLSFFFDVHNDFFEEIAKFRAARRLWARIMREKYGAKNPRSWMLRTHAQTAGVSLTAQQPENNIVRVAIQALAAVLGGTQSLHTNSYDEALALPTEEAVRIALRTQQIIAEETGVANTIDPLAGSYYVESLTNQLEEEAQAYFRKIEALGGVVKAIEKGFFQREIADSAYRFQRRLKSGDYVVVGVNKYADPNEKVRTKILKINPEVQRRQIERVREVRARRDPARAQKALAELRKASQSSENLMPYILECVRAYCTEGEIAGVWREVWGEWREEAIY; encoded by the coding sequence ATGGCGGAGAAGCACGACGGCCCGGGCGGCGCCGGCCGGGACACGGGCGAGTGGGCGGAGCGCAAGCTCCGCTTCGCCGGGGTGTCGGATCGCGAGGTGAAGCGGGTCTACCGGCCGGAGGACATCGCCGGCCTGGACTACGCGCGCGACCTGGGCGACCCCGGTGAGTACCCGTTCACCCGGGGCGTGTACCCCACCATGTACCGGGGCCGGCTGTGGACCATGCGCCAGTTCGCCGGGTTCGGCACGGCCGAGGAGACGAACGCGCGCTTCAAGTACCTCCTCCAGACCGGCCAGACGGGCCTCTCCATCGCCTTCGACATGCCTACCCTGCTCGGCTACGACTCCGACCACCCCTTCGCCAACGGCGAGGTGGGGAAGCTCGGCGTGGCCATCGACAGCCTGCGGGACTTCGAGATCCTGATGGACGGCATCCCCCTGGACAAGGTCTCCACCTCGATGACCATCAACCCGCCGGCGAGCATCATGCTGGCGATGTACCTGGTGGTGGCCGAGCAGCAGGGGGTGGGCTGGGATCAGGTCTCCGGCACGATCCAGAACGACATCCTGAAGGACTACATCGCCCAGAAGACCTACATCTACCCGCCGGAGCCGTCCGTGCGGCTCATCGTCGACACCATCGAGTTCTGCACGCGCCACGTGCCGAAGTGGAACACGATCTCCATCTCCGGCTACCACATCCGGGAGGCCGGCGCCACGGCGGCGCAGGAGCTGGCCTTCACCCTGGCGGACGGGATGTACTACGTGGAGGCTGCCATGGCCCGGGGGCTCGACGTGGACGAGTTCGCCCCGCGCCTCTCCTTCTTCTTCGACGTGCACAACGACTTCTTCGAGGAGATCGCGAAGTTCCGGGCGGCGCGGCGGCTCTGGGCCCGGATCATGCGCGAGAAGTACGGGGCGAAGAACCCGCGCTCGTGGATGCTCCGCACCCACGCGCAGACGGCGGGGGTGAGCCTCACCGCGCAGCAGCCGGAGAACAACATCGTGCGGGTGGCCATCCAGGCGCTCGCGGCGGTGCTGGGTGGGACCCAGAGCCTGCACACGAACTCCTACGACGAGGCGCTGGCCCTCCCCACGGAGGAGGCCGTTCGGATCGCCCTGCGGACCCAGCAGATCATCGCCGAGGAGACCGGGGTCGCGAACACGATCGACCCGCTCGCCGGTTCGTACTACGTCGAGTCGCTCACGAACCAGCTGGAGGAGGAGGCCCAGGCGTACTTCCGCAAGATCGAGGCGCTGGGCGGGGTGGTGAAGGCCATCGAGAAGGGCTTCTTCCAGCGGGAGATCGCCGACAGCGCCTACCGCTTCCAGCGCCGCCTCAAGTCCGGCGACTACGTCGTGGTGGGCGTGAACAAGTACGCCGACCCGAACGAGAAGGTCAGGACCAAGATCCTCAAGATCAACCCCGAGGTCCAGCGGCGCCAGATCGAGCGGGTGCGGGAGGTGCGGGCCCGCCGTGATCCGGCCCGGGCGCAGAAGGCGCTGGCCGAGCTGCGCAAGGCCTCGCAGAGCAGCGAGAACCTCATGCCGTACATCCTGGAGTGTGTCCGCGCTTACTGCACGGAGGGCGAGATCGCCGGGGTCTGGCGCGAGGTGTGGGGCGAGTGGCGCGAGGAGGCCATCTACTGA
- a CDS encoding cobalamin B12-binding domain-containing protein yields the protein MDRKIRVLVAKLGLDAHDRGAKVIARAYRDAGFEVIYTGLYQRPEQVAEAAIQEDVDVVAISSLAGAHNTLIPELIRHLREQGADDVLVLAGGVIPEDDIPFLKEQGVAGIFGPGSDLDEIIEFTRQNVRRV from the coding sequence ATGGACCGCAAGATCCGGGTGCTGGTCGCCAAGCTGGGACTGGACGCGCACGACCGCGGCGCGAAGGTCATCGCCCGGGCCTACCGCGACGCGGGCTTCGAGGTGATCTACACGGGACTGTACCAGCGGCCGGAGCAGGTCGCCGAGGCGGCCATCCAGGAGGACGTGGACGTGGTGGCGATCTCGAGCCTGGCTGGCGCCCACAACACGCTCATCCCCGAGCTGATCCGCCACCTGCGCGAGCAGGGGGCGGACGACGTCCTGGTGCTGGCGGGGGGCGTGATCCCGGAGGACGACATCCCGTTTCTGAAGGAGCAGGGCGTGGCCGGGATCTTCGGCCCCGGCTCCGACCTGGACGAGATCATCGAGTTCACCCGGCAGAACGTGAGGCGTGTGTAG
- the meaB gene encoding methylmalonyl Co-A mutase-associated GTPase MeaB — translation MQIYERFIQGDRRALARAITLAENGAPEATALIRDVFGRTGRAHVIGVTGPPGAGKSTLVDRLAVALRARGRTVAIVAVDPSSPFSGGAILGDRIRMQHSLADPGIFMRSLASRGHLGGLSLATADVVLLLDAFGFDVILVETVGAGQSEVEIMGLAHTTLVVLVPGLGDDIQAIKAGILEIGDVFAVNKADREGADRTVTEIEMMLDLGHVGEPGMNRWPQDARVPAAAGYQGLERLDPRGHHADLHALPEGVARGPAAATGLMTAAMRHTAARHGLPAPGAISWRPPVVRTVARDDRGTEELVDRLLEHLAFLRESGRWDARLRLDAEARLRELVSLYATRAVLGRASESGDLERLAGAVAAREVDPYTAAETLLSRHLGEPPG, via the coding sequence ATGCAGATATACGAGCGCTTCATCCAGGGGGACCGGCGCGCCCTGGCCCGGGCCATCACGCTGGCCGAGAACGGGGCGCCCGAGGCGACGGCGCTCATCCGCGACGTCTTCGGCCGGACCGGACGGGCCCACGTGATCGGGGTGACGGGCCCGCCCGGGGCGGGGAAGTCCACCCTGGTGGACCGGCTGGCCGTGGCGCTGAGGGCCCGGGGCCGGACGGTGGCGATCGTGGCCGTCGACCCATCGAGCCCCTTCTCCGGGGGCGCCATCCTCGGTGACCGCATCCGGATGCAGCACTCCCTCGCCGACCCCGGCATCTTCATGCGGAGCCTGGCGAGCCGGGGCCACCTGGGCGGCCTCTCCCTGGCGACGGCCGACGTGGTGCTGCTCCTCGACGCCTTCGGCTTCGACGTGATCCTGGTCGAGACCGTGGGTGCGGGTCAGTCCGAGGTCGAGATCATGGGGCTCGCCCACACCACCCTTGTGGTGCTGGTGCCGGGCCTGGGCGACGACATCCAGGCGATCAAGGCCGGCATCCTCGAGATCGGCGACGTGTTCGCGGTGAACAAGGCCGACCGCGAAGGGGCGGACCGGACCGTCACCGAGATCGAGATGATGCTCGACCTGGGCCACGTGGGGGAACCCGGGATGAACCGCTGGCCGCAGGACGCCCGGGTGCCTGCCGCGGCCGGATACCAGGGTCTGGAGCGGCTCGACCCGCGCGGTCACCACGCCGACCTGCACGCGCTCCCCGAGGGGGTAGCCAGGGGGCCGGCGGCGGCCACGGGGCTCATGACGGCCGCCATGCGCCACACGGCCGCGCGGCACGGCCTGCCGGCGCCCGGCGCGATCTCCTGGCGGCCGCCCGTGGTGCGGACGGTGGCCCGGGACGACCGGGGCACCGAGGAACTGGTCGACCGCCTGCTCGAGCACCTCGCGTTCCTGCGCGAGTCGGGGCGGTGGGACGCCCGCCTGCGCCTGGACGCCGAGGCGCGCCTCCGCGAGCTCGTGTCGCTGTACGCCACCCGGGCGGTGCTCGGGCGCGCCTCGGAGTCCGGCGACCTGGAGCGGCTGGCGGGGGCCGTGGCGGCACGGGAGGTCGACCCGTACACGGCGGCGGAGACGCTCCTCTCCCGCCACCTGGGCGAGCCGCCGGGGTGA
- a CDS encoding acyl-CoA dehydrogenase, translated as MNFFLTDEQQALREAVREFAEEEIAPRSAEYNRRHEFPRDNFRRLAELGYLNMQLPEKYGGQGLDWVSYTIVVEELARACAATAVIYEVHSSLHSEAIYRFGTEEQRMRYLPRLSRGELLGAYALTEPGAGSDAAAIQTRAERRGDVYVLNGQKAFITSGGVADSYIVFARTDPAPGHRGITAFIVEKGAPGLRFGPPERKMGLHASPTTAMYLEDCRVPVANRLGDEGQGFAIAMAILDRGRVGIGAQAVGIAQAALDDALAYARQRHTFGKPIAEHQAIAFKLADMATEIDAARLLVYRAAFLLGQGRPCRREVSMAKLFASEVAMRATTEAVQILGGYGYMEDYRVERLMREAKVTQIYEGTSEIQRIVISRELLRGLREEAAVR; from the coding sequence ATGAACTTCTTCCTCACCGACGAGCAACAGGCGCTGCGCGAGGCGGTGCGGGAGTTCGCCGAGGAGGAGATCGCCCCCCGCTCCGCCGAGTACAACCGGCGCCACGAGTTCCCGCGGGACAACTTCCGGCGTCTGGCGGAGCTTGGCTACCTGAACATGCAGCTCCCGGAGAAGTACGGCGGGCAGGGGCTCGACTGGGTCAGCTACACGATCGTGGTGGAGGAACTCGCCCGGGCATGCGCGGCCACGGCGGTGATCTACGAGGTCCACTCTTCCCTGCACTCCGAGGCCATCTACCGCTTCGGCACCGAGGAGCAGCGCATGCGCTACCTGCCCCGGCTCTCCCGGGGCGAACTCCTGGGCGCGTACGCGCTGACGGAGCCCGGGGCCGGTTCCGACGCGGCGGCGATCCAGACCCGGGCCGAGCGGCGCGGCGACGTGTACGTCCTGAACGGGCAGAAGGCGTTCATCACGAGCGGCGGGGTGGCGGACAGCTACATCGTCTTCGCCCGCACGGACCCCGCGCCGGGCCACCGCGGGATCACGGCGTTCATCGTCGAGAAGGGTGCGCCGGGCCTGCGCTTCGGCCCGCCGGAGCGGAAGATGGGCCTCCACGCCTCGCCGACCACCGCCATGTACCTGGAGGACTGCCGGGTCCCCGTGGCCAACCGGCTGGGGGACGAGGGGCAGGGTTTCGCCATCGCCATGGCGATCCTGGACCGGGGGCGGGTCGGCATCGGCGCCCAGGCGGTCGGGATCGCCCAGGCGGCGCTGGACGACGCTCTCGCCTACGCCCGGCAGCGCCACACGTTCGGCAAGCCGATCGCCGAGCACCAGGCCATCGCCTTCAAGCTGGCCGACATGGCGACGGAGATCGACGCCGCCCGGCTCCTGGTCTACCGCGCGGCCTTCCTGCTGGGACAGGGGCGCCCCTGCCGCAGGGAGGTGTCGATGGCCAAGCTCTTCGCCTCGGAGGTCGCGATGCGGGCGACCACCGAGGCCGTGCAGATCCTCGGCGGCTACGGGTACATGGAGGACTACCGGGTCGAGCGCCTCATGCGCGAGGCGAAGGTGACCCAGATCTACGAGGGCACGTCGGAGATCCAGCGGATCGTGATCAGCCGGGAACTGCTCCGGGGGCTGCGGGAGGAGGCCGCGGTCCGCTGA
- a CDS encoding methyltransferase domain-containing protein, whose amino-acid sequence MPEAPEPESAQERWNRRYAAGEFSRLPSPRLVELSHLLPHATSRPPGRPLRALDLACGAGRNTLYLLSLGYEVDAWDVSDEGLRILREEVPAGNRDRLRTRQVDLEAGPVDIPPQAYDLVVVTLYLHRPLLPHIRRAVRPGGVVFYHSFYAAGPGLRHRPDHTLRPGELLDTFRDWEVLHYGEDAVRGLATLVARRPPAGTS is encoded by the coding sequence GTGCCCGAGGCCCCTGAGCCCGAGAGCGCGCAGGAGCGCTGGAACCGCCGCTACGCCGCCGGGGAGTTCTCCCGGCTACCCAGCCCCCGCCTGGTCGAACTGTCCCACCTCTTGCCCCACGCGACTTCCCGGCCGCCGGGGCGACCGCTGCGCGCCCTCGACCTGGCCTGCGGCGCCGGGCGGAACACCCTCTACCTCCTGAGCCTGGGCTACGAGGTCGACGCCTGGGACGTCAGCGACGAGGGCCTCCGCATCCTGCGGGAGGAGGTCCCCGCCGGGAACCGGGACCGGCTGCGCACCCGCCAGGTCGACCTGGAGGCGGGCCCGGTCGACATCCCTCCCCAAGCGTACGACCTGGTGGTCGTCACCCTCTACCTCCACCGCCCGCTGCTGCCGCACATCCGCCGCGCGGTGCGGCCCGGCGGCGTCGTGTTCTACCACAGCTTCTACGCCGCCGGGCCGGGGCTCCGCCACCGGCCGGACCACACGCTGAGGCCCGGGGAACTCCTCGATACCTTCCGGGACTGGGAGGTCCTGCACTACGGAGAGGATGCGGTCCGGGGGCTGGCCACGCTGGTGGCCCGCCGGCCGCCGGCCGGCACCTCCTGA
- the cysK gene encoding cysteine synthase A, producing the protein MARVAEGIRDLVGNTPLMRLRNMGVPDGVEVYAKLEMFNPGGSVKDRIGVAMLDRAEAEGRLRPGGTVIEPTAGNTGIGLALAAVGRGYRVIFVMPQKFDGEKSALMRALGAEIVLTPNEEGMAGAIRRAHELAAAIPGSFVPNQFENPANPDAHYRTTGPEIWRDLDGRLDVFVAGVGSGGTFTGVARYLKAQDPAIRCVAVEPEGSIIGGGPKGTYKVEGIGNWFVPAVMDVSLADRFLRVPDRAAFDTVRELARREGLLVGSSSGAAVWAALEVARESAPGTRIAVVLPDSSERYLSRRIYEQEL; encoded by the coding sequence GTGGCAAGGGTCGCAGAAGGCATCCGTGACCTGGTGGGCAACACGCCGCTCATGCGGCTTCGGAACATGGGTGTCCCCGACGGGGTCGAAGTCTACGCCAAGCTGGAGATGTTCAACCCCGGCGGCAGCGTGAAGGACCGGATCGGGGTGGCGATGCTGGACCGGGCGGAGGCCGAGGGCCGTCTGCGCCCGGGGGGGACGGTGATCGAGCCCACGGCCGGCAACACGGGGATCGGCCTGGCCCTGGCGGCGGTGGGCAGGGGCTACCGGGTCATCTTCGTGATGCCGCAGAAGTTCGACGGGGAGAAGTCGGCCCTCATGCGGGCCCTGGGCGCGGAGATCGTCCTCACGCCGAACGAGGAGGGGATGGCCGGGGCGATCCGCCGGGCGCACGAGCTGGCTGCGGCGATCCCGGGCAGCTTCGTGCCGAACCAGTTCGAGAACCCGGCCAACCCGGACGCCCACTACCGCACGACGGGTCCGGAGATCTGGCGCGACCTGGACGGCCGGCTCGACGTGTTCGTTGCCGGGGTGGGCAGCGGCGGCACGTTCACCGGCGTGGCCCGCTACCTCAAGGCGCAGGACCCGGCCATCCGCTGCGTGGCGGTGGAGCCGGAGGGCTCGATCATCGGCGGCGGCCCGAAGGGCACCTACAAGGTCGAAGGGATCGGCAACTGGTTCGTCCCCGCCGTGATGGACGTGTCCCTGGCCGACCGCTTTCTCCGCGTGCCGGACCGGGCCGCCTTCGACACGGTTCGGGAACTCGCCCGTCGGGAGGGGCTCCTGGTGGGGTCCTCGAGCGGGGCGGCCGTCTGGGCCGCGCTGGAGGTGGCACGGGAGTCGGCGCCCGGCACTCGCATTGCCGTGGTCCTGCCGGACTCGAGCGAGCGGTACCTGTCCCGGCGGATCTACGAGCAGGAACTCTGA